In Candidatus Polarisedimenticolaceae bacterium, a genomic segment contains:
- a CDS encoding glucose-6-phosphate dehydrogenase assembly protein OpcA, whose product MDVTLVERELASLWRKEASTDEAVIRASTLNLAVACTDPEDALDAAEVARKLSELHPGRVILMTPGYGSVPDARVETYCHALSDRRQVSCELITLEVPPGHHEMVPTTLLQLLVGDVPLYVWWRRTLTQEDPLLLPLSRMADRFVFNSSNSHDPRKALARVAEQVGYGDAEGLSHGRDLMWVRLDGWREMVASYFDNPSALERLSRVASVEIVSGGPATPSGATVAAAYLGGWLASRLGWTPTRRQDVWRRPDGGEVVFDFEVDPLLKDGRIGRIRLTDDTEERASFIAERLGPEIRMVKLWAEATGFQSPPRIERLNRPDDFLLLAGEIERVDDDAVFAAALDAAVSIVGRVVRKGE is encoded by the coding sequence ATGGACGTCACCCTCGTCGAGCGCGAGCTCGCGTCCCTCTGGCGGAAGGAGGCCTCGACCGACGAGGCGGTGATCCGCGCCTCGACGCTCAACCTCGCCGTCGCCTGCACCGACCCCGAGGACGCCCTCGACGCGGCGGAGGTCGCCCGCAAGCTCAGCGAGCTGCACCCCGGCCGCGTGATCCTGATGACGCCCGGGTACGGAAGCGTCCCCGACGCGCGGGTCGAGACCTATTGCCACGCGCTGTCCGACCGGCGGCAGGTCTCCTGCGAGCTGATCACCCTCGAGGTCCCTCCCGGCCACCACGAGATGGTCCCGACGACCCTCCTGCAGCTGCTCGTCGGCGACGTCCCGCTGTACGTGTGGTGGCGCCGCACGCTGACGCAGGAGGACCCGCTGCTCCTTCCGCTCAGCCGGATGGCCGACCGATTCGTCTTCAACAGCTCGAACTCGCACGATCCCCGCAAGGCGCTCGCGCGCGTGGCGGAGCAGGTCGGTTACGGCGACGCCGAGGGGTTGAGCCACGGCCGCGACCTGATGTGGGTACGCCTCGACGGCTGGCGCGAGATGGTGGCGTCGTATTTCGACAACCCGAGCGCCCTCGAGCGGCTGTCCCGCGTCGCAAGCGTGGAGATCGTCTCGGGCGGCCCCGCGACGCCGTCGGGCGCGACGGTCGCCGCGGCCTACCTCGGAGGGTGGCTCGCGTCCCGCCTGGGGTGGACGCCCACCCGCAGGCAGGACGTCTGGCGGCGCCCCGACGGCGGAGAGGTCGTCTTCGATTTCGAGGTCGATCCGCTGCTCAAGGACGGCCGCATCGGCCGCATCCGGCTGACGGACGACACCGAAGAGCGCGCGTCGTTCATCGCGGAGCGCCTCGGCCCCGAGATCCGCATGGTGAAGTTGTGGGCGGAGGCGACGGGGTTCCAGAGCCCGCCGCGCATCGAGCGACTCAACCGTCCCGACGATTTCCTGCTCCTCGCCGGGGAGATCGAGCGCGTGGACGACGACGCGGTCTTCGCCGCGGCGCTCGATGCGGCCGTTTCGATCGTGGGGCGGGTGGTGCGGAAGGGGGAGTAG
- the zwf gene encoding glucose-6-phosphate dehydrogenase, which translates to MNPNPLRVGLTRERAADACNVVIFGASGDLAHRKLVPALYNIAQERLLPGGFGIVGAARKEYGEGEFAASLKEGVRKHSRRPLEEEPWSALESRLGYVPMEFGDIEGYRRLAAVLESNDHDHGTGGNRLFYLAVPPSAFPAILHFFAETGLNKPGPGGSWSRVIIEKPFGRDLATAQELNRICNAVFDESSVFRIDHYLGKETVQNLMVFRFANAIFEPIWNQKYVDHVQITVAESIGVEGRGGYYEEAGTTRDMMQNHMFQLLCLMAMEPPVSMDADAVRDEKVKVLRALRPLSSSQVATETVRAQYAEGVVGGKAVPAYKAEPGVSRTSRTESYVATRLFIDNWRWAGVPFYLRAGKRLPKRVTEIALHFKDVPHRLFGSNQERHAQPNVLTMRIQPDEGITLKFDAKVPGTLPRRQPVTMEFRYGASFGTEPPEAYERLLLDAVRGDSTLFIRRDEVEASWAWIDVLERAWAEESGGEPLPSYASGTWGPSESDVLLSRDGRAWRRL; encoded by the coding sequence ATGAACCCGAACCCCCTGCGCGTCGGCCTCACGCGCGAGCGGGCCGCGGATGCGTGCAACGTCGTGATCTTCGGGGCGTCGGGGGACCTCGCGCACCGCAAGCTCGTCCCCGCCCTCTACAACATCGCGCAGGAGCGTCTGCTCCCCGGCGGCTTCGGGATCGTCGGCGCCGCGCGCAAGGAGTACGGCGAAGGGGAATTCGCCGCTTCGCTGAAGGAGGGCGTCCGGAAGCACTCCAGGCGCCCGCTCGAGGAGGAGCCCTGGTCGGCGCTCGAGAGCCGGCTCGGTTACGTCCCGATGGAGTTCGGCGACATCGAGGGCTACCGCCGCCTCGCCGCCGTCCTCGAATCGAACGATCACGATCACGGGACGGGAGGGAACCGGCTGTTCTACCTCGCCGTCCCCCCGTCCGCGTTCCCCGCGATCCTCCACTTCTTCGCGGAGACGGGGCTGAACAAGCCGGGCCCCGGCGGCTCCTGGTCGCGGGTCATCATCGAGAAGCCCTTCGGCCGCGACCTCGCGACCGCGCAGGAGCTCAACCGGATCTGCAACGCGGTCTTCGACGAGAGCTCGGTCTTCCGCATCGACCACTACCTCGGCAAGGAGACCGTCCAGAACCTGATGGTCTTCCGCTTCGCGAACGCGATCTTCGAGCCGATCTGGAACCAGAAATACGTCGACCACGTGCAGATCACCGTTGCGGAGTCGATCGGGGTCGAGGGGCGCGGCGGCTACTACGAAGAGGCCGGCACCACGCGGGACATGATGCAGAACCACATGTTCCAGCTGCTGTGCCTGATGGCGATGGAGCCCCCCGTCTCGATGGACGCCGACGCCGTCCGCGACGAGAAGGTGAAGGTGCTCCGCGCGCTGCGTCCGCTCTCGTCGAGCCAGGTGGCGACCGAGACCGTGCGCGCCCAGTACGCCGAAGGGGTCGTGGGCGGGAAGGCCGTCCCGGCCTACAAGGCCGAGCCCGGCGTCTCGCGGACCTCGCGCACGGAGAGCTACGTCGCGACGCGCCTGTTCATCGACAACTGGCGCTGGGCCGGGGTCCCCTTCTACCTGCGCGCCGGCAAGCGCCTTCCCAAACGCGTCACCGAGATCGCGCTCCATTTCAAGGACGTGCCGCACCGCCTGTTCGGATCGAACCAGGAACGCCACGCCCAGCCCAACGTGCTGACGATGCGCATCCAGCCCGACGAGGGGATCACGCTGAAGTTCGACGCGAAGGTCCCGGGCACGCTCCCGCGCCGCCAGCCGGTGACGATGGAGTTCCGCTACGGCGCGTCGTTCGGTACGGAGCCCCCCGAGGCCTACGAGCGGCTGCTCCTCGACGCGGTGCGCGGCGACTCGACGCTGTTCATCCGCCGCGACGAGGTGGAGGCGAGCTGGGCGTGGATCGACGTCCTCGAACGGGCCTGGGCCGAGGAGTCGGGGGGCGAGCCGCTCCCGAGCTACGCGTCGGGGACCTGGGGCCCTTCGGAGTCGGACGTCCTCCTCTCGCGCGACGGGCGCGCGTGGCGCCGGTTGTAG
- the gnd gene encoding decarboxylating 6-phosphogluconate dehydrogenase, which yields MKLGLVGLGKMGLNMAKRLIRHGHAVVGTAREAASRRELGSAGGEQALDLRELVGKLDAPRVVWVMVPAGGATEQVLADLAGLLSPGDVVVDGGNSNYKDSIRHGETLAASGIGFLDAGTSGGVWGLENGYCLMVGGSPADFAKVEPAIRSLAPENGWLHTGPVGSGHFAKMIHNGIEYGMMQAYGEGFEILEKSRFDYDLGKLAHLWNHGSVVRSWLLELAASAFAKDAHLTGIRGYVQDSGEGRWTVQEAIDLDVPAPVLTLSLQARFVSRQEESFSAKVAAALRNEFGGHAVKKAE from the coding sequence ATGAAGCTCGGTCTGGTCGGCCTCGGCAAGATGGGTCTGAACATGGCGAAGCGGCTGATCCGACACGGCCACGCGGTCGTGGGGACGGCGCGCGAGGCGGCATCGCGCCGCGAGCTCGGGAGCGCGGGAGGCGAGCAAGCCCTCGACCTGCGCGAGCTCGTGGGCAAACTCGACGCCCCCCGGGTCGTCTGGGTGATGGTCCCCGCGGGGGGCGCCACCGAGCAGGTCCTCGCCGACCTCGCCGGCCTGCTCTCCCCCGGCGACGTCGTCGTCGACGGCGGGAACTCGAACTACAAGGACTCGATCCGCCACGGCGAGACGCTCGCGGCCTCGGGGATCGGCTTCCTCGATGCCGGGACCAGCGGCGGGGTCTGGGGCCTCGAGAACGGCTACTGCCTGATGGTCGGCGGCTCCCCGGCGGATTTCGCCAAGGTCGAGCCGGCGATCCGGTCGCTCGCGCCGGAGAACGGCTGGCTGCACACCGGACCCGTCGGCTCCGGCCACTTCGCGAAGATGATCCACAACGGGATCGAATACGGGATGATGCAGGCGTACGGGGAAGGGTTCGAGATCCTTGAGAAGTCCCGCTTCGACTACGACCTCGGCAAGCTCGCGCACCTGTGGAACCACGGCAGCGTCGTGCGCTCGTGGCTGCTCGAGCTCGCCGCCAGCGCCTTCGCGAAGGACGCGCACCTGACGGGGATCCGCGGGTACGTGCAGGACTCCGGGGAGGGTCGCTGGACGGTGCAGGAGGCGATCGACCTGGACGTTCCCGCGCCGGTGCTGACCCTCTCGCTGCAGGCGCGATTCGTCTCGCGGCAGGAAGAGTCGTTCTCGGCGAAGGTCGCCGCCGCGCTCCGGAACGAGTTCGGCGGGCACGCCGTGAAGAAGGCCGAATGA
- a CDS encoding 1-acyl-sn-glycerol-3-phosphate acyltransferase, whose amino-acid sequence MRIGAWVARLALLAFHAGFVRPMLKLYWGARFRKANLIPAGPCLVVGNHNSHIDAALLMTLFPLGRLHRVHPVAAADYFGESWFRKTMAMVLMNGIPIARRPTPGQDPLAPMIRALERGDALILFPEGSRGEPGVVAPFRSGVGRLARSVPGLPIVPVFMSGPERTWPRGENMPLPLGIDVEVGRPRTYDPAMDPKEIAEKVREDVLALAPPPLPLPGPRPSPPIRVAVCGIDEDANRAVFEALTRRLGPIGRTVGLDRPILEADEAGVREAGGRVPLVRSTWGASLLAFVFRTGGMFRGDRFASMVAAARVDEALSDGRTARFVVSRGNALVDLLAWAEADFYRGVFDDRGLQQLTLYLSGQRKIPIRLWWEYARKAPEVWLLNTFDLAHPPVPDVVVLLTLPASRALERMRARGEDRDPYPTQEWLERLQESYRQVVGVLRRPGPVEVIVLDAEGPDPDLSAERAEEAVRRVAAVQGQAAAKADGRDGS is encoded by the coding sequence GTGAGGATCGGGGCGTGGGTCGCGCGGCTGGCGCTGCTGGCCTTTCACGCCGGGTTCGTCCGACCGATGCTCAAGCTCTACTGGGGCGCGCGGTTCCGCAAGGCCAACCTCATCCCCGCGGGGCCGTGCCTGGTCGTGGGGAACCACAACTCCCACATCGACGCGGCGCTGCTGATGACGCTTTTCCCGCTCGGCAGGTTGCACCGCGTGCACCCGGTCGCCGCGGCCGACTACTTCGGCGAGTCGTGGTTCCGGAAGACGATGGCGATGGTGCTGATGAACGGCATTCCGATCGCGCGTCGCCCGACTCCGGGGCAGGATCCCCTCGCGCCGATGATCCGCGCCCTCGAGCGGGGGGACGCGTTGATCCTCTTCCCCGAGGGGAGCCGCGGCGAGCCGGGGGTGGTGGCTCCGTTCCGGTCGGGCGTCGGCCGGCTGGCGCGCTCCGTGCCGGGCCTTCCGATCGTGCCGGTGTTCATGTCCGGCCCCGAGCGGACGTGGCCGCGCGGCGAGAACATGCCCCTTCCGCTCGGGATCGACGTCGAGGTGGGACGGCCGCGCACCTACGACCCGGCGATGGATCCCAAGGAGATCGCCGAGAAGGTCCGCGAGGACGTCCTCGCGCTCGCGCCTCCTCCGCTGCCGCTCCCCGGCCCGCGCCCGTCGCCCCCGATCCGGGTCGCCGTCTGCGGCATCGACGAGGACGCCAACCGCGCGGTCTTCGAGGCGCTGACGCGACGGCTCGGGCCGATCGGCAGGACCGTCGGGCTCGACCGGCCGATCCTCGAGGCGGACGAGGCGGGGGTACGGGAGGCGGGCGGGCGCGTCCCGCTCGTGCGCAGCACGTGGGGCGCGAGCCTCCTGGCGTTCGTCTTCCGGACGGGAGGGATGTTCCGCGGCGACCGCTTCGCGTCGATGGTGGCGGCCGCCCGGGTGGACGAGGCCTTGTCCGACGGGCGCACGGCGCGGTTCGTCGTGAGCCGCGGGAACGCGCTCGTGGACCTGCTCGCCTGGGCCGAGGCCGACTTCTATCGGGGGGTCTTCGACGACAGGGGACTGCAGCAACTCACCCTCTACCTGTCGGGTCAGCGCAAGATCCCGATCCGGCTCTGGTGGGAGTACGCGCGCAAGGCCCCGGAGGTGTGGCTGCTCAACACCTTCGACCTCGCGCACCCCCCGGTCCCCGACGTCGTCGTGCTGCTCACGCTCCCCGCCTCGCGCGCCCTCGAGCGCATGCGCGCGCGCGGCGAGGATCGCGACCCCTATCCGACGCAGGAGTGGCTCGAGCGGTTGCAGGAGTCCTACCGCCAGGTCGTCGGCGTTCTCCGCAGGCCCGGCCCGGTCGAGGTGATCGTCCTCGACGCCGAAGGCCCCGATCCCGACCTCTCCGCGGAGCGTGCCGAGGAAGCGGTCCGCCGCGTCGCCGCGGTGCAGGGACAGGCCGCGGCGAAGGCGGACGGACGCGACGGCTCTTGA
- a CDS encoding nucleoside recognition domain-containing protein, protein MLNAFFVGAVLLSILIAAFTGAMPAVSQACVESAGKAVTLALGLVGVMAFFLGLMRVASDGGLLKLVARAVAPVMRRLFPTVPEDHPAMSAMVLNIASNMLGLANAATPFGIRAMQELDRLNARKGTATDAMALFLAINTSGLALLPTGVIALRASLGSGDPAGIFFATWFASACATVVGVSAAILLSRLPRYRGSAPGAVAEAGTQAAVEAADEPPAEPLTPPRFATAWVLAWTALFLLGLVVSVGREWGTRPGGEIARAIASYWVLPALVAGLVLFGWARGVKVYASLVEGAKEGFQVALRIIPYLVAILVAVAMFRASGGLEMLVGAIGPWTAKLGLPAEALPMAILRPLSGSGAYGVMAEAMTAHGPDSLIGYMVSVMQGSTETTFYVLAVYFGAVSVRRTRHTVPACLLADLAGLSAAVWISNRLFG, encoded by the coding sequence GTGCTGAACGCCTTCTTCGTCGGGGCGGTCCTCCTCTCGATCCTCATCGCCGCGTTCACGGGAGCGATGCCGGCGGTCTCCCAGGCCTGCGTCGAATCGGCGGGCAAGGCGGTCACCCTCGCGCTCGGCCTCGTCGGCGTCATGGCGTTTTTCCTGGGGCTGATGCGCGTGGCGTCGGACGGGGGGCTTCTCAAGCTCGTCGCGCGCGCGGTCGCGCCGGTGATGCGCCGACTGTTCCCGACGGTTCCCGAGGACCATCCGGCGATGAGCGCGATGGTCCTCAACATCGCGTCGAACATGCTCGGTCTCGCCAACGCGGCGACCCCGTTCGGGATCCGGGCGATGCAGGAGCTCGACCGCCTCAACGCCAGGAAGGGGACCGCCACCGACGCGATGGCGCTGTTCCTCGCGATCAACACCTCGGGTCTCGCCCTGCTTCCCACGGGGGTGATCGCCCTTCGCGCGAGTCTGGGATCCGGGGATCCGGCGGGGATCTTCTTCGCCACGTGGTTCGCGAGCGCGTGCGCGACCGTCGTCGGCGTCTCGGCGGCGATCCTCCTCTCGCGCCTCCCGCGTTACCGGGGGAGCGCGCCGGGGGCCGTCGCCGAGGCCGGGACCCAGGCGGCGGTCGAGGCCGCGGACGAGCCTCCCGCCGAGCCGCTGACCCCGCCGCGATTCGCGACGGCGTGGGTCCTCGCGTGGACGGCGTTGTTCCTCCTCGGGCTCGTCGTCTCCGTCGGTCGGGAGTGGGGGACGCGTCCCGGGGGGGAGATCGCGCGCGCGATCGCGTCGTATTGGGTCCTGCCCGCGCTCGTCGCCGGCCTCGTGCTCTTCGGATGGGCCCGGGGGGTGAAGGTCTACGCCTCCCTGGTCGAGGGGGCGAAGGAGGGGTTCCAGGTCGCCCTTCGCATCATCCCGTACCTCGTCGCGATCCTCGTCGCGGTCGCGATGTTCCGCGCCTCCGGCGGGCTCGAGATGCTCGTCGGCGCGATCGGTCCCTGGACGGCGAAGCTGGGGCTTCCCGCCGAGGCGCTGCCGATGGCGATCCTGAGGCCGCTGTCCGGGTCGGGGGCGTACGGCGTGATGGCCGAGGCGATGACCGCCCACGGGCCGGACTCGCTCATCGGGTACATGGTCAGCGTCATGCAGGGATCGACCGAAACGACCTTCTACGTGCTCGCCGTCTACTTCGGCGCGGTTTCGGTCCGCCGCACCCGCCACACCGTCCCGGCATGCCTGCTTGCGGATCTCGCCGGCCTCTCGGCCGCGGTGTGGATCTCGAATCGGCTGTTCGGTTGA
- a CDS encoding C4-type zinc ribbon domain-containing protein, protein MAQVREQLLKMLRIQQLVLDIQNARSIVESGPGRIEEIEGRFRERNAEYVALKDRHDTLETDRAARALELMTLEDDRKKFMDSLMQVKNQREYAAVLKEIDAVKARISENEETVLKAMEELETLKGELDTHAAHIEAERTKVAEEHAEVEAAIEAAHQSLARAEAERAEVESALPRDLVAAIRRVEEGRRGLFLVKCEREMCTACHVRVRPQVYSEIRQATKLHICSNCRRYLYWERALVDAAPDAPDAPAPGVEALNGGAV, encoded by the coding sequence ATGGCCCAGGTCCGCGAACAGCTCCTCAAGATGCTCCGCATCCAGCAGCTCGTGCTGGACATCCAGAACGCCCGGTCGATCGTCGAGAGCGGCCCGGGGCGCATCGAGGAGATCGAGGGCCGATTCCGCGAGCGCAACGCGGAGTACGTCGCCCTGAAGGACCGGCACGACACGCTCGAGACCGACCGCGCGGCGCGTGCGCTCGAGCTCATGACCCTCGAGGACGACCGCAAGAAGTTCATGGACTCGCTGATGCAGGTGAAGAACCAGCGCGAGTACGCCGCGGTGCTGAAGGAGATCGACGCGGTCAAGGCGCGGATCTCCGAGAACGAGGAGACGGTCCTCAAGGCGATGGAGGAGCTCGAGACCCTCAAGGGGGAGCTCGACACCCACGCCGCGCACATCGAGGCCGAGCGCACCAAGGTCGCCGAGGAGCACGCGGAGGTCGAGGCCGCCATCGAGGCCGCCCACCAGTCGCTCGCGCGCGCGGAAGCCGAGCGGGCCGAGGTCGAGTCGGCGCTGCCGCGCGACCTGGTCGCCGCGATCCGGCGCGTCGAGGAGGGGCGCCGGGGGCTGTTCCTCGTGAAGTGCGAGCGGGAGATGTGCACCGCCTGCCACGTGCGCGTCCGGCCGCAGGTTTATTCGGAGATCCGCCAGGCGACCAAGCTGCACATCTGCTCGAACTGCCGACGCTACCTCTACTGGGAGCGCGCCCTCGTGGACGCCGCCCCGGACGCTCCCGACGCCCCGGCCCCCGGCGTCGAAGCGTTGAATGGCGGCGCGGTTTAG
- a CDS encoding ribonuclease HI family protein, with protein sequence MAARFSAHVDGGSRGNPGAAAWGVAVVDDGGRVLERHAGSIGRATNNVAEYQGLIEALRIAGERGSVEVEIRADSELIVRQIEGRYKVRHPDLVPLHAEAKRRIAAFPLFRIRHVRREENREADKLVNRALDLAEREGVAVAICETDVA encoded by the coding sequence ATGGCGGCGCGGTTTAGCGCCCACGTCGACGGCGGCTCGCGGGGGAACCCCGGCGCTGCGGCGTGGGGGGTCGCGGTCGTCGACGACGGGGGTCGCGTGCTGGAACGTCACGCGGGATCGATCGGCCGGGCCACGAACAACGTCGCCGAGTACCAGGGGCTCATCGAGGCCCTGCGGATCGCCGGCGAGCGCGGTTCCGTCGAGGTGGAGATCCGGGCCGATTCGGAGCTGATCGTGCGCCAGATCGAAGGGCGCTACAAGGTCCGCCACCCCGATCTCGTCCCGCTGCACGCCGAGGCGAAACGACGGATCGCCGCGTTCCCGCTCTTCCGCATCCGCCACGTGCGCCGCGAGGAGAACCGGGAGGCGGACAAGCTCGTGAACCGCGCGCTCGACCTCGCCGAGCGCGAGGGGGTCGCGGTCGCGATCTGCGAGACCGATGTCGCCTGA
- a CDS encoding YggS family pyridoxal phosphate-dependent enzyme, with protein sequence MSPDPALARALSGVRYRIAAACARARRDPAEVRLVAVSKTVPAARVRDLLACGQTVFGENRVQEALAKIPEVGAGASWHLVGHLQRNKARHAVGSFALIHSVDDLELAREIDRRAAARGIVQAVLVQLNLSGEATKSGAEESAVLDLIGAMKDLPHLDVRGLMTIPPPVEDAEASRPWFRRLRELRDRAAAATGLALADLSMGMTGDFEVAVEEGATLVRVGTALFGARG encoded by the coding sequence ATGTCGCCTGACCCGGCGCTCGCCCGTGCCCTGTCCGGAGTCCGCTACCGCATCGCCGCCGCCTGCGCCCGCGCCCGCCGCGACCCGGCGGAGGTCCGCCTCGTCGCCGTCTCGAAGACGGTCCCCGCGGCGCGGGTCCGCGACCTGCTCGCCTGCGGCCAGACCGTCTTCGGGGAGAACCGCGTTCAGGAGGCGCTCGCCAAGATCCCGGAGGTGGGGGCCGGCGCGTCCTGGCACCTCGTGGGGCACCTGCAGCGCAACAAGGCACGCCACGCGGTCGGCTCCTTCGCGCTGATCCACTCGGTGGACGACCTCGAGCTCGCGCGCGAGATCGACCGTCGCGCCGCGGCGCGGGGAATCGTCCAGGCGGTGCTCGTCCAGCTCAATCTCTCGGGGGAGGCGACCAAGAGCGGCGCCGAGGAATCCGCCGTCCTCGACCTGATCGGGGCGATGAAGGACCTGCCGCACCTCGACGTGCGCGGGTTGATGACGATCCCCCCCCCCGTGGAGGACGCGGAGGCCTCGCGCCCCTGGTTCCGGCGGCTGAGGGAGCTGCGCGACCGGGCCGCCGCGGCGACCGGTCTCGCGCTCGCCGACCTCTCGATGGGGATGACCGGCGACTTCGAGGTGGCGGTGGAGGAGGGCGCGACCCTCGTCCGCGTCGGGACGGCACTCTTCGGCGCCCGGGGCTAG